The DNA window TTTCTCCATGAAGAGCCGCGTAGGCCTTTATTCGTTTATGTTCTTCAGGAAGTACATCAATACTTAATCTTTCTCGTGTCATCTCTGCTTTTGCCATATTTATCACCTCCTAATGTAAACCCCGTTAGAGAACTTTATTCTCTAACGGGGTAAATATACACTATTTCAGTAAATGTGTCAAGGCACAAATATACTGCACAAATATACTGCCATACGATTTTTTAATGCTGGACGCCTTCCTTTCTAATAACCTTTAGCACAGTCAAAAGGATAATATAAAGGTCAAAGGCAAAAGAGCGGTGGTTTAAGTAATATTCATCGAAAAAGACTTTTACGGGAATCGGAATATCGTCTCGGCCATTGATCTGCGCCCATCCCGTGATTCCCGGAATTAATCGATGAACACCTTTTTCCGTCCGCAAAGCAATCAGGTCATCTTGATTGAACAAGGCGGGCCGGGGACCCACAAAACTCATATCCCCCTTCAAAACACTCCACAATTGGGGCAATTCATCCAGGCTTGATTTTCTCAAAAAGGGACCTATCGGTGTCAGATACGCATCGGGCTCTTTCAATAAGTGGGTCGCAAACGCAGGTGTATCTATCCGCATCGTCCTGAATTTCGGCATCTTGAAAATCTCGTTGCCCACCCCCACCCGATCCGACCAGTACAAGGCAGGCCCCCTGGAAGTCAGCTTTACTATCAATC is part of the Deltaproteobacteria bacterium genome and encodes:
- a CDS encoding sugar transferase, which encodes MKRIFDLAMAGFLFCFLSVPIFVVGLIVKLTSRGPALYWSDRVGVGNEIFKMPKFRTMRIDTPAFATHLLKEPDAYLTPIGPFLRKSSLDELPQLWSVLKGDMSFVGPRPALFNQDDLIALRTEKGVHRLIPGITGWAQINGRDDIPIPVKVFFDEYYLNHRSFAFDLYIILLTVLKVIRKEGVQH